DNA sequence from the Vicia villosa cultivar HV-30 ecotype Madison, WI linkage group LG3, Vvil1.0, whole genome shotgun sequence genome:
tacaagagtaaccgtaactccacctctttccaacgtcatcctgtcacaattaaatatgttacagctgctgcaactatttttataacaaagttcatctcgttagctttccaacgcttcaaacggaactcaaatcggatgtccagaactctagttatgaattttcgaagttctgcagctattcagcaattttcctgcgtttttcttacgaaaatctcactccaaaactcattctcttcaactctatcacgttccaaacagccccttatcatatctcttcacttccaaacattcttatgacttgagcaacacatcccatcgccgaagtgcgatttctaaaacattacgaccgcaatcctctttgcaacttgcagctgaacctcttacgagacgtaaggctactcaactgacatcttcgcagtacaccagtagagctgatACATCACAacttccaatttccttctcttacaataactgtcaattacctctaatcatcttccctcaagatgttccaactcaattcccagtgaagtcttaattccaagtcaccttcaattcgggaaacaacaaactccaacaacgctcgcactgttgccaacatcagcctactgaatcaatcttcttacaactgaaacataaccgagaagcgaagcttctcccccacttgtttcaatccaacacctgcaacaaacaaccaagtaccgatagtgattcactcacatatcgcgtaccaaggaataaaatgccgacaatatacaactgtcgcgcaactcaactgactcaacaattggccggatggaccgacctgctctgataccactattgtaacacccctctaataccccacggcaattaacaaaattaaatcagagtagaCATGCaaaaggtgtcacaattcaaaaataaaagaaaacacacgttcggcatatgtcatgcattcactgaaacatctaaattataactcattagataaaaatcatgtatacacagcggaatcaaatcatcaagtcaacattacatcgttaatgtatcagacttcaaataaaataaacaatagagttataatcgaaactcaaaacatcgcgttcccagtgttacatctatcagagcatgacaccgacacaacaactaaaccgacttatgagctaatcctcaccaagtcgaaagcagctatcctcaatctgaaaatgtcaacagtaagggtgagtctcatcacagttaacaaatgttattgcatctcaataacaacacatcatagttatattattcacccaatttcatcatattcagattatcaggaacatccatcatttacacaaacgtcaacaaaacacgtctttcaaacagacaatcatactcagcattaattcaacaaaaacacacaaccaacacgtcatcaatatttataacactggaatacttccaatcatgttataaaagtatgcatatgtatgaactgacactatgcatgtggtaccaacatcatccaatgggaataacccatgaccgatccaacatcatccagatacggccctgctagcacagattccacacaatgggaatcatgccctttactgatccaacacacccttatggatacagtatcatcaatgaatatgaatgaatgcaacatatgcaacatacttataccatcgtcaagtctaatgagtaacatcatcaaatacccatttcatcatcatcatcatcatcatcatcatcatcatcaaagtatgtttatatacctaagcatcattcaaatacaatcaatcattatcatcatcatcattaaagaacatacatgtgtccacatcaatcatcatcatcaataataagaacacacatgtatccacatcattccaaaacaaatcagtcatcatcatacaactctcaacaaatcatcacatcataatgtttttcaaaacaacatcttatattgtcacatttcatcatatatgtcaacaatatatcatccaattaaacaaatcgtcacatgattaatatttcaacgtagcatgtatttaacacatctcatcacatatatgtacaatacatcattcaccaagaaataaaatcatatttaaaaataattggattcacacctcattccatcatttaaaacataggctatctcatgagattcatcgtgctcgaaacggcactaaaaacagacctacggttcgaaagttacacatcatttaacttttcaagaaaacaactatcgctacagcacgcggcgcaaccaagactcgcggcgcgacctgaaccacacaaacgcgttcgcggcgccaacctatgcacacggtgcgatacgagaaaacaagtacgcctttgCGGCGCCAAcccggggacgcggcgcgaactggcgatttcacagattttcgggtctgcgtcagatcctgcgatctgactcaatctgagtccaaaactgactctaaacgtcatatacaggcagttaatcatcaattgcatcattattcatcatcacacatccaaacaacacataatcaatcaataatccatgcaattttcatcaattcataacctccctaaacccgacatacaatccaattgactcaacaacatccctaatcaatattattatccaagaacacgataatagatgataaccggagagtccccgcttaccttagccaaagattcttgattggtctctccctccgttgctcctcttcacgtaccagctttccaatccctcatctcctctgctctgcttttcacgttcctttttcctttctcccaattttccttatatttatgaaaaataacattttaattagtaaagggctttactaacatagcaccccctctttactaataccacacttggcccaacactataaaccatcttcttccaattaaatcccaccaaccaccaataattctaattataaattaaatttccatttaaattaaaaattaaaatatacgggtgttacataacACACTTGTACCGTGTGAATGCACGGATAATCATACCAGTGCGAACCTAaagattattatattttttgtataattacaaatatatatatatatatatatatatatatatatatatatatatatatatatatatatatatatatatatatatatatatatatatatatatatatatatatatatatatatatatatatatatatatatatatatatatatatatatatatatatatatatatatatatatatatatatatgtgcgaGCGCGCTACATACGAGAAAAATGAGttgtttataaattatttatgtttctaatattttttttttgaattttttaattattaaaaatacaatattttGAAAGACAATATATAGaaaattaaaattcatattattgatGTAACACAGTTttgacaaaataattttttaaaatatatatctttaaaaaactatattaataaaactattttgttttttttttaatttacacttttattatgttttgaaaacaaaaatttGCGTATCACAACAGTATCCGTGTGGACGCACGGGTAACACATCAGTACCGTATGAATGTATGGGTAATCATATCAAAATCCATGTGAACGCACGTACGGATAACACACTAGCACCGTGTGAAACTGTGAATGCACGAGTAATCATACCAACATCCGTGTGAACACACAGGTTATTACATTTTgtgtacaattaaaaaaataaaagtaaaacttATGAGTTAGActactgatttttttttttttttttatattttaaaccataatctaaattttaataaataaaacattacACTTAATTCTTTTATATCATTCTGTTTTTAGACTTATGAGTACAATTATCCTTTTAGACTTATGAGTAAAATTATGTTTCTATCGATAACCAATCAGTTTTGATTATGGATATTTATTTATctcatttattaaattttataaatttgtttattattacaactctatcaattctaaaaaaaaacatattttttatttttcgcaattttattttttacaaattatgtgtttaatagtttttcttaacgatagaagtttttaaaaacttataTAATTATCTTGGAGtttatttggttttctttttttcaataatgttttgatttttttaatttgtttaaattctcATAATAAATTGGTGACATAAAACAGttacaccagaacccgtgcggacgcacgtatttcccactaatttttgtaaaagtttaagaaaatatgaaataaaatgttgaataaaatttaaatatatatagtaaaatgattaattcaaaaataaataaaactttaaaCACCAATTAATAAGATGGTTAAACTTCAAATTCTGACAAACTTAACTTTGCCATTATTATAATTTTCTGTTAAAGAAATCTGCGTGACTGataatctttttattattaatttgccCCTTAAAAATTCATATGCTTCCAATCTCATCAGAGATTCTTTAATCATACTAAACCTCAAAAAAGCATTTAGCAGTTTATACAACTTGAACTTGGTTATGATTATCCTAATAACCAAAAGCATTTTATCACAATAAAACTAAGTATATAACTTTATCAGATTCTGTGCTTCATGTTATGAAAAGTAATATGCATAGTACAAATTTAGTTTCTTTTTGCAAAATGTAATCAAGCAAAGTATAAGAAAATTACACATCATCCAATCATCACCCTTGAGATTTAGATAGTTCCTTCAAAGCATTATCAATCTTTTCCTCAGATGGTtcactaatgcatgccacaagagGACTCTCATCTGGTACTACATCATCGCTTTGGTAGCTTCCTGGACCTCTAAGTTTATCATCTGAACAAGAGGAGCTGCATATATAATGCTCATACTGTCCCTTCTTATTCTCAACATCCGCAGCATATTTTTTTGTCTGAAAATAAATGAGGTCATAAACTCTTACGACTAAGCGAAAAAAGTAGaattgaaaaatttaagtgataATAATATGATCAAAGAAAAACAAACCTTCTCATCGATAGTTCGATGAGCTAGAATAGTCTTCAGTACTTCATACAAGACAGTAGCAATCTGAACATTCGTAACCATCTCCTCCCTTCAAGAGAaacatcagaagaagaagaagaataagacaTTGTAAAATCACACAACCTCCAAGAGCAAGTTTAAGAAAAATCAAGCCTTACGGTTCTTTAGTAAATTCACCATCCCTGATTCTAGTCTCGTAGAAAGTTTGGTAGTAACTCAGTAGCTCTCGGACATCAGTTCTGTTAGTATGTTTCTGTGTTATCTCCTCTTCCTACAACCATGAATGTTAATCAAACCACTTTCAAAATATGAAAGAATTGCGAGAAATTAAAATTAGGCTGTGTACCCTTTCGAGCTTGCGCAGCAGATTAGTCTTGAATTGTCGGACGCCATGGCCACTTGATGTTGGATCAATTGTATGAGCCTTCTCAACTGCATACCAGCGACCTGTAATTAGTTAAGCAAAGAAAAGTTattgattaagcaaaaacaacaaCAGCAGCAGCCAATGGAAAAACAACTCACAAAGATAGGCAACTCTAGGATTCTCCACTTCAATATCAATGGCAGCTCTAAGAATAGGCACGACAACGGCAAGTGAAGAAGGAACAATCTCACCATCCATAATATTCTCTTCACTGGTGCTACCCATGTTTCTACCACAAACACCAAAATCAATGAAAGTTTATATTTTGAGAATTGGGGATGAAACTTACATGCAAAGGAAAGCACGTGGAAAGTGAAAAAGATGAATGAGATATGACAATGCAATCTCTGCATGTTGATTTCATTTTCTCTACTAAGTTTCCTCAAAttagatttttcaaaaaaaataaaggagttAAGGCATACACTCACACATCACATTGCTTTTTTGGGTTAACTTTTTTGAGAAAAGTTTTGTCTTTTTGAATTGAAAATGGAATTACCGAATTGGGGATGAACCTTACATGCAAAGGAATGTGAATGTGAAGTTGCTATCACTTTAGTCTTTTCTtatgtattaaaaaatatttggtttatggtttattaattttctctcattaattattgatttatggGTTATTCATATTATAACTTGCTCTCATTATTGCTATTCTTAAAAGAGATTTGCTAAAGTCATCGTATCAAAAAAAGATATATCTCCCGACACATCCAAAACACAACGTTTTAGATTTAATGTTGCGATTCAGGCTTTaggttataataaaaaaattacagaGATGCATCTTTGTACACTTTCGACGTCTAGATTTTATACTTCCTatttacggagatgcatctctagacGTTGTTTAATCAAAAGGGTGCCAGAACCCTTTCTCTTTTTTCACTTCTCATAATACTCTCAAACTCTCATCTCCCAAAACCTCTCAACTCACATTCACTCAAAATCATTCAAGACACTTCttacaataataaaaatgataaatttatagaaaaaaagatttaacaattttttaatcagaattttaataaaatagttcttgtgtttaatatttttaaaattttatcattCAAAGTATTATAGAAAAAAGAAATGTttacaataatattttttagaaactttttataaacTTATAATATTATAGActtcattttaaataaaagaaaacatcatTTATCTTTTATCTTGAAAAaactaacaacaaaaaaaataaagaaaaattttaTGTAAAATATTTCTACGGATTGTAGAAAATTTCTCCCTTGAACATAAATCTGCATCAAAGTCAAATGTTCAAAACGGCATATTCGGGCGCAGAAAACAAATCACACTCACAAAACTCTCGATTTGATTTTGACCAAATTAGCTTCTTGTTTTTTATATAATAACTTTCTTTCTCCATCCAAATCACTCCACAAACCTCTCTCTCTAGAATGTTTCCTCTTTGATATGATCTTCACTCACTGCTTCAACATCCAGACTCTCTTCTCAATCACTGCAGCATCTTAAATGTCACTGCAGCATGGAATGATGCTTCCCCTTGACAGAGACATGTACATTCACATAAAATGAGGAGATTGTATAACGATTGTAAAGATATATTAGCTAATATACATTCACATACATACTTCCCCTATGATTTTTTTGTCCCTGCCGTGGGCTTTAGCCCAACTTGGCTAGAATATTTGTCCATCAACaattcttttatttctatttgttacttattatatatttaatcttATATTCATTTATTGTGTTACTAAAACCAACAATTACATTAACGTCGTAAGAGATGGCGCTCTAAAGTGatgatttataaattttttaaatattataattgttTTGGATCTATCAAGATGTTTGATAAAATCCAAAGTGATTAACATATttacaaaatttataatttttcagTATAGAGCATATTAAAATGTTCTCTTGCAACATTAATGTAATGTAATTGTGATTTTTATTAACACAACAAATGAAGATAAGATTGGTGGTGtaataaatattcattaaaaaatgaaTGATTAATGATGGGTCATCAATCTAACCAAATTAGGACAAAGCTCAAGCTGATGAAAACATAGacgatgaaaatgaaaattaaattaattttaatatataataatagagtatataaacaatttatttctctgaattaaaacacatgatctggaaaaagtgataacttaaaagaaaataaaatttgacttttcataaaaaaaaaatgggTTTGATCAGTATtattcttgtttttgttttgtttttttcatggccaaattaaaaataattttattaatattgttaAACAACTCATTCATTCCTAAGTTGTCATGTACCTTATCCAAACTCAAATGACTATGTTCTTTCACTTATATCAAATGAAGAATATAATTTGAGGATTTACTCCCGTTATACTTAAAAACGAATGTAAATAACAAATACAATgataattttgtaaataaaatatcattttaagtTTTGCACATAATAATAGACGCCCTATTTTTAAAAAACGGAtgtaaaattgaaaaagtattTGTCATCAAACTCTATTACTCCCGTTATATTAAAAGTGGgtgtaaattttgaaaaaaaaacttgcTCTTTTTTTTCTATAATATATTGAAATAGAGAACCCATGTTCTCAACCATGATTACAAAAGACCGAGGAAATTACCCTGAAAAGAAAAAT
Encoded proteins:
- the LOC131656759 gene encoding callose synthase 7-like, encoding MGSTSEENIMDGEIVPSSLAVVVPILRAAIDIEVENPRVAYLCRWYAVEKAHTIDPTSSGHGVRQFKTNLLRKLEREEEITQKHTNRTDVRELLSYYQTFYETRIRDGEFTKEPEEMVTNVQIATVLYEVLKTILAHRTIDEKTKKYAADVENKKGQYEHYICSSSCSDDKLRGPGSYQSDDVVPDESPLVACISEPSEEKIDNALKELSKSQG